The Brassica oleracea var. oleracea cultivar TO1000 chromosome C6, BOL, whole genome shotgun sequence genome includes a region encoding these proteins:
- the LOC106298584 gene encoding PI-PLC X domain-containing protein At5g67130, protein MFQRLFFLLIVFLFQASCIFEISSALKEGKTCILNKSCDAGLHCETCLANNNLRPRCSRIQPINPISKVKGLPFNKYSWLTTHNSFARLGEVSKTGSVILAPTNQQDSITSQLANGVRGFMLDMYDFQNDVWLCHSFDGTCFNFTAFQPAVNVLREIQLFLENNRDEVVTIIIEDYVKSPKGLTRVFDTAGLRMFMFPVTRMPKNGADWPKLDDMIRQNQRLLVFTSDRSKEATEGIAYQWKYMVENQYGNGGLKAGVCPNRPQSAPMSDKSKSLVLANHFPDAPDFVVACKQNSAPLLESIKACYQAAGQRWANFIAVDFYKRSDGGGAPQAVDVANGYLICGCDNLAACKANGQCE, encoded by the exons ATGTTTCAAAGATTATTCTTCCTTCTCATTGTTTTTCTGTTTCAAGCTTCTTGTATTTTTGAGATTTCGTCTGCTCTCAAG GAAGGAAAGACATGCATTCTAAACAAGAGCTGTGACGCTGGACTACACTGTGAAACATGTCTAGCCAACAACAACTTGAGACCCAGATGCTCTCGAATTCAACCAATCAACCCCATCTCAAAG GTAAAGGGCTTGCCTTTCAACAAGTACTCATGGTTAACAACTCACAACTCGTTTGCTCGATTGGGGGAAGTATCAAAGACCGGTTCTGTGATCTTGGCTCCTACTAATCAGCAAGACTCGATCACAAGCCAACTCGCT AACGGTGTAAGAGGGTTTATGCTCGACATGTACGACTTTCAAAACGATGTCTGGCTTTGTCATTCTTTCGATGGGACGTGTTTTAATTTCACAGCTTTC CAACCGGCGGTTAACGTTCTAAGGGAGATTCAATTGTTTTTAGAGAATAACAGGGACGAAGTTGTAACGATTATTATCGAAGACTATGTGAAATCTCCCAAGGGTCTAACAAGAGTGTTTGACACGGCAGGGCTACGAATGTTCATGTTTCCGGTTACTAGAATGCCGAAAAATGGAGCAGATTGGCCAAAGCTTGACGACATGATACGACAAAACCAAAGATTGCTAGTTTTCACATCTGATAGAAGTAAAGAAGCAACCGAAGGAATCGCATATCAGTGGAAGTATATGGTTGAGAATCAAT ATGGAAATGGAGGGTTGAAAGCAGGAGTGTGTCCAAACAGACCTCAATCAGCACCTATGAGCGATAAATCGAAATCTCTTGTTCTTGCTAACCATTTTCCAGATGCACCGGATTTTGTAGTAGCATGTAAACAAAACTCTGCTCCTCTTCTTGAATCCATCAAGGCATGTTACCAAGCTGCTGGACAACGGTGGGCTAACTTCATAGCAGTCGATTTCTACAAG AGAAGTGATGGTGGAGGAGCACCGCAAGCTGTTGATGTTGCTAATGGCTATTTGATATGTGGTTGCGATAATTTGGCTGCGTGCAAG GCGAACGGGCAGTGTGAATAG
- the LOC106297256 gene encoding uncharacterized protein LOC106297256, whose amino-acid sequence METMFTELNTKYDIVSNHIERIDVQLAQTAESVKRQQGTLPGKSLMNPRVQHWNAAELRCEKSEGNEPEKLSVETDSGAEERTEQPASSDVTAPGEPIEIPSVRVYVPKVPYPIPPKHLMDPINAEQLAGFRKMVRRLPQNISFEHAWEIRPLHMFFKNCRESQEEIKALFTEALTPSLKVLPKVDDPGKFVFPCSIAGVEFKEALCDSGSSVNLVSRAIVDKLNIVDIEPSQVKLAFANSSMTVPYGTIRNLYVQVGNYILHTEFQVVEMSKDHEMPLIFGRSFMAIVGAVVDKPNKRVYFSNINKKFFYKAVPTRSQIRYASGISVVSGEQLEIVPKKELGKKGEIKEVLDEDPHTDTKKLSGNARMNGKVQKKRVKGDPLMTLISRLCDEKSIEY is encoded by the coding sequence ATGGAAACCATGTTCACTGAGCTGAATACAAAGTATGATATTGTGAGCAACCACATTGAGAGGATTGATGTTCAGCTTGCTCAAACAGCTGAGAGTGTCAAGAGGCAGCAAGGTACCCTTCCTGGAAAGAGTTTGATGAATCCTAGAGTTCAGCACTGGAATGCAGCAGAGCTGAGATGTGAGAAATCTGAGGGAAATGAACCGGAGAAACTGTCTGTTGAGACTGATTCAGGCGCAGAAGAGAGAACAGAGCAGCCTGCTAGCTCTGATGTGACTGCTCCCGGCGAACCTATTGAGATTCCATCAGTGCGAGTCTATGTTCCTAAGGTTCCATATCCAATTCCACCTAAACATCTGATGGATCCTATTAATGCAGAGCAGCTGGCTGGGTTTAGGAAGATGGTAAGAAGGCTTCCTCAAAATATCTCATTTGAACATGCTTGGGAGATTAGGCCATTGCACATGTTCTTCAAAAATTGCAGAGAATCTCAGGAGGAAATCAAGGCACTATTTACTGAAGCACTGACACCATCGCTGAAGGTACTGCCTAAGGTTGATGACCCTGGAAAGTTTGTTTTTCCTTGTTCCATTGCTGGAGTGGAATTCAAGGAAGCTCTTTGTGATTCTGGGTCTAGTGTGAACCTTGTCTCAAGGGCGATTGTAGACAAGCTGAACATTGTAGACATTGAGCCTTCTCAGGTGAAACTGGCTTTTGCAAACTCTTCCATGACAGTCCCTTATGGCACAATTCGCAACCTTTATGTCCAAGTTGGGAACTATATTCTTCATACCGAATTTCAGGTTGTTGAGATGAGCAAGGATCATGAGATGCCTTTGATCTTTGGAAGGTCATTTATGGCTATAGTTGGAGCAGTCGTCGACAAGCCTAATAAGAGAGTCTACTTCTCCAACATCAACAAGAAGTTTTTCTACAAGGCTGTCCCAACCAGATCACAAATCCGCTACGCCTCTGGCATTTCAGTGGTTAGTGGAGAACAGCTGGAAATTGTTCCTAAGAAGGAGCTTGGTAAAAAGGGTGAGATCAAAGAAGTCCTGGATGAAGATCCTCACACTGATACCAAGAAACTCAGTGGGAATGCAAGGATGAATGGAAAAGTCCAGAAGAAAAGGGTCAAAGGTGACCCTTTGATGACTTTGATATCTCGGTTGTGTGATGAGAAATCCATTGAGTATTAG
- the LOC106297257 gene encoding uncharacterized protein LOC106297257, whose protein sequence is MCIRYGDSESIAHILFHCPFAKEVWEFGPWEHSLDTSTQSSFFEKLQFSKHQPPLPPYGFTGNAFPWICWTLWTSRNQLIFENRSQSATEAFSKALGSLKEWEAAQPTTQESKQNYSPRCHASTENSMEISYNTDASWKGGIQSAGLAWIFTDPASKELHRGSAAQDFVSSPCMAEALAIREALLQAATLNYRHICVKSDSQVLVYTISTRRRSMELFGVLADIDDLAFLAFSLFLSCRFLFILWAFNGLADGLAKNCLATHLISNPSPVT, encoded by the coding sequence ATGTGTATTCGCTACGGAGATTCAGAATCTATAGCTCATATTCTCTTCCACTGCCCTTTTGCGAAGGAAGTCTGGGAGTTTGGACCGTGGGAGCATAGCTTAGACACCTCCACACAGAGCTCTTTCTTCGAGAAGCTACAATTCTCCAAGCATCAACCTCCTCTACCCCCTTATGGTTTCACGGGTAATGCCTTCCCATGGATCTGCTGGACACTATGGACCTCGCGAAATCAACTCATATTCGAAAACCGATCTCAATCAGCAACAGAAGCCTTTTCAAAAGCTCTAGGAAGTCTCAAAGAATGGGAAGCCGCACAGCCTACTACGCAGGAATCAAAACAAAATTACTCACCTCGGTGCCATGCATCAACTGAGAACTCGATGGAAATCTCCTACAATACAGATGCTTCGTGGAAAGGAGGGATCCAATCGGCGGGTTTGGCCTGGATCTTCACCGACCCGGCGTCGAAGGAACTACACAGAGGATCAGCCGCACAAGACTTCGTCTCCTCGCCTTGTATGGCTGAAGCCCTTGCCATTCGAGAAGCTCTCCTCCAAGCGGCCACCCTCAACTACCGTCATATCTGTGTAAAATCAGACTCTCAAGTACTCGTTTACACGATCTCTACCCGTCGACGATCAATGGAACTCTTCGGAGTCCTCGCCGATATCGACGACCTCGCTTTCTTAGCTTTTTCTCTGTTTCTGTCTTGTCGTTTTCTTTTCATTCTATGGGCCTTTAATGGACTTGCTGATGGGCTTGCAAAGAATTGTCTAGCAACTCATTTAATCAGCAACCCATCTCCTGTAACCTAA